One genomic region from Lysobacterales bacterium encodes:
- the flhF gene encoding flagellar biosynthesis protein FlhF produces the protein MKIKRFFAQDMRTALRLVREEQGPNAVILSNRRVEGGVEVVSATDYDESLVQQSLTAARRAAEAASEAPAAAAVAVAPAPRTEAPRAPSALISPPAPPPPPDRLLPPQAAQVAAVARAEAMNPRAPAAVSVAPAPRTQLAAVESPQRPITAIDQVERAAARRLTRIPDQVAQLCVEDPQIAEMKREMALLRDSLKKELERFSDQRMRLSPARAAAFEELAGYGCDEGFARGIVERIPADLDPQRARGLLLGQLAKSLRVCEDEPIAHGGVVALVGPTGVGKTTTLAKLAARYAAQHSARDVALVTTDGFRIGAREQLFTYGRLLGMPVIEVANPGELGETLDRLGDYRLVLVDTAGLSHRDLALGAQLSALAKLRHVNTQLVLPANTHADDLDEVVRRFGIARPRGVVLSKVDETGRLGAALGVTVRHGLPISYLTDGQRVPEDIHRAEAHRLALRVTEQRRGSSHLHEEIEHVAG, from the coding sequence ATGAAGATCAAACGGTTCTTTGCCCAGGACATGCGCACCGCGCTGCGTCTGGTGCGCGAGGAGCAGGGCCCGAATGCGGTGATCCTGTCGAACCGTCGCGTCGAGGGCGGCGTCGAGGTGGTCAGCGCCACCGACTACGACGAGTCGCTGGTCCAGCAGTCGCTGACGGCCGCACGCCGCGCCGCCGAAGCGGCCAGCGAAGCACCGGCCGCCGCTGCGGTTGCGGTCGCGCCTGCGCCCCGCACCGAAGCGCCACGCGCGCCCAGCGCCCTGATCAGCCCGCCGGCGCCCCCGCCGCCGCCAGACCGTCTGCTGCCGCCGCAGGCCGCGCAAGTCGCGGCGGTGGCGCGAGCGGAAGCCATGAACCCGCGTGCACCGGCTGCCGTGTCCGTCGCACCGGCGCCGCGCACGCAGCTGGCTGCAGTAGAGTCACCACAGCGGCCGATCACCGCCATCGACCAGGTCGAGCGCGCGGCCGCGCGCCGACTCACCCGCATCCCCGACCAGGTCGCCCAGCTCTGCGTGGAAGACCCGCAGATCGCCGAGATGAAGCGCGAGATGGCGCTGCTGCGCGACAGCCTCAAGAAAGAGCTGGAGCGCTTCTCCGACCAGCGCATGCGGCTGTCGCCGGCGCGCGCGGCGGCCTTCGAGGAGCTCGCCGGCTACGGCTGCGATGAGGGCTTCGCTCGCGGCATCGTCGAGCGCATCCCCGCCGACCTCGATCCGCAGCGCGCGCGCGGACTGCTGCTGGGCCAGCTCGCGAAGTCGCTGCGCGTCTGCGAGGACGAGCCCATCGCCCACGGCGGCGTGGTCGCCCTGGTCGGCCCGACCGGCGTCGGCAAGACCACCACCCTGGCCAAGCTGGCGGCGCGCTACGCCGCCCAGCACAGCGCCCGCGACGTCGCCCTGGTCACCACCGACGGTTTCCGCATCGGCGCCCGCGAGCAGCTGTTCACCTACGGACGCCTACTCGGCATGCCGGTGATCGAAGTCGCCAACCCGGGCGAGCTGGGCGAAACCCTGGACCGCCTCGGCGACTACCGGCTGGTGCTGGTCGACACCGCGGGGCTCTCGCACCGCGATCTCGCGCTCGGCGCGCAGCTGTCGGCGCTGGCCAAGCTGCGCCACGTCAATACCCAGCTGGTGCTGCCGGCCAACACACACGCGGACGACCTCGACGAAGTGGTGCGCCGCTTCGGCATCGCCCGGCCGCGCGGCGTCGTGCTGAGCAAGGTCGACGAGACCGGCCGCCTGGGCGCCGCGCTCGGCGTGACCGTGCGCCACGGCCTGCCGATCAGCTACCTCACCGACGGCCAGCGCGTGCCCGAAGACATCCACCGCGCCGAGGCCCACCGCCTCGCCCTGCGCGTGACCGAGCAGCGCCGCGGCAGCAGCCACCTGCACGAGGAGATCGAGCATGTCGCAGGGTGA